A window from Molothrus ater isolate BHLD 08-10-18 breed brown headed cowbird chromosome 24, BPBGC_Mater_1.1, whole genome shotgun sequence encodes these proteins:
- the LOC118695623 gene encoding CCN family member 2-like: protein MPGSLGTVPRTLFLLLLFPGWVEPQACMFPCQCPSQPLQCPAGTSHVWDACGCCKVCAQQLGELCSLHRPCDHHKGLYCDFSKIHRGSGICLAHEGATCDLLGKIYLNGESFQPTCKLQCICMDGAIGCILLCSDDLRLPSPECPTPRRVKFHNKCCEEWVCEEGSEDNRFGTATAVFRKDPAHRPELNNLQENCLVQTTEWSTCSRSCGMGISTRVTNNNPQCRLEKETRLCTVRPCDFSMEKTKKGKKCVQTPKQRQSLHFEFSGCTSTRSYRPRFCGSCSDGRCCTPFLTSTVDVEFRCPEGDFFKRKMMFIKMCSCHYDCPQDNDIFLATYQHWMIGDHVKIEQQ, encoded by the exons GTAGAACCACAGGCCTGCATGTTCCCATGCCAGTGTCCCTCCCAACctctgcagtgccctgcaggTACCAGCCACGTGTGGGatgcctgtggctgctgcaaggtgtgtgcccagcagctgggtGAGCTCTGCTCCTTGCACAGGCCCTGTGACCATCACAAGGGACTCTACTGTGACTTCTCAAAAATCCACAGAGGCAGTGGGATCTGCTTAG cTCATGAGGGTGCGACATGTGACCTGCTGGGCAAGATCTACCTCAATGGGGAGAGCTTCCAGCCCACATGCAAGCTGCAGTGCATCTGCATGGACGGGGCCATCGgctgcatcctgctctgctccgATGACCTGCGCCTGCCGTCCCCAGAGTGCCCCACGCCCCGGAGGGTGAAGTTCCACaacaagtgctgtgaggagtGGGTGTGTGAGGAGGGCAGCGAGGATAACCGCTTTGGAACAGCCACGGCAG TTTTCAGGAAGGATCCAGCTCACAGGCCAGAGCTGAACAACCTGCAGGAGAACTGCCTGGTGCAGACCACAGAGTGGAGCACGTGCTCCCGGAGCTGTGGAATGGGCATCTCCACCCGTGTGACCAACAACAATCCCCAGTGCCGCCTGGAGAAGGAGACCCGGCTTTGCACGGTCCGGCCCTGCGACTTCTCCATGGAGAAAACCAAG AAGGGGAAGAAGTGTGTGCAGACCCCAAAGCAGCGCCAGAGCCTCCACTTCGAGTTTTCAGGATGCACCAGCACCCGCTCCTACCGGCCCCGGTTCTGCGGCAGCTGCTCGGATGGGCGCTGCTGCACCCCATTCCTGACCAGCACGGTGGACGTGGAGTTCCGCTGCCCCGAGGGGGACTTCTTCAAGAGAAAAATGATGTTCATCAAGATGTGCTCCTGCCACTACGACTGTCCCCAAGACAATGACATCTTCCTGGCGACATATCAGCATTGGATGATCGGAGACCACGTCAAGATTGAGCAGCAATAG